A section of the Telopea speciosissima isolate NSW1024214 ecotype Mountain lineage chromosome 3, Tspe_v1, whole genome shotgun sequence genome encodes:
- the LOC122655121 gene encoding uncharacterized mitochondrial protein AtMg00810-like, translating to MGQSIKFSVIYRLIGKLIYLTVTRLDMSFVVGVLSQFMQSPQKAHWDPAVRILRYLKGVLRKGLVYRPNRHMELVAYSNADWAGLASARCSTTRYCTFVGGNLVTWRSKKETTITRSSVEAEYRAMVHTTAELMWVRSLLLEMGLPVSTLMKMYCDNQAATILLVTPSFMRGLNTLKWIVTLFKT from the coding sequence ATGGGACAATCAATAAAGTTTTCAGTTATCTATCGCTTGATTGGGAAGTTAATTTATCTGACAGTCACAAGACTGGACATGTCCTTTGTTGTTGGGGTACTCAGTCAGTTTATGCAGTCTCCTCAGAAGGCACATTGGGATCCTGCTGTTCGTATTCTTCGTTACTTGAAAGGAGTTCTGCGTAAAGGACTTGTTTATCGTCCTAATAGGCATATGGAATTGGTGGCGTACtctaatgctgattgggctggtttggCTAGTGCTCGTTGTTCTACTACAaggtattgtacctttgtagggGGTAACCTGGTTACATGGCGTAGTAAGAAAGAGACTACCATTACTAGGTCTAGTGTAGAAGCAGAGTATAGAGCAATGGTGCATACTACTGCTGAATTAATGTGGGTTCGCTCCTTACTTCTTGAGATGGGCCTTCCTGTGTCAACTCTGATGAAGATGTACTGTGACAACCAAGCAGCCACTATATTGCTAGTAACCCcgtctttcatgagaggactaaacacattgaagtggattgtAACTTTGTTCaagacatag